The segment CGTTCCGGATGACGCGAGAGCGAGCGTTCCGTCGAATAGGCCATAAGCGATGCAATTGTCGCACCAGCCCCCGGGATCACCCCCACCACAAAGCCAAGGATTGATCCGCGCACCATCGTCCACCGGGTCGAGATCCAGTCGTCAGCCGTCGGCCAGAACCGGCTTTCCTTGTCATATTGCACGATACCGCCAGTGCCGGTTCGGTGCAGCCCGATGAAAAAGGCATAAAACAGTTCGCCCAACCCAAACAGGCCAATGGCGATTGGGATAAAATAGATACCGCCGATCAATTCCGCCGACCCAAAGGTGTATCGCCCCTGCCCGGTTTCCAGATCGACACCAACAGTGCCCAGCGCAAAGCCGATCAACGCCGAAATCACGCCCAGCCTCCAGCTGGTGCCGATCATCACGATCAGCGTCAACATCCCCATGAACGCCAGCAGGAAATATTCGGGTGGACCGAAACTGCGCGACACCTGCGAAAACAGCGGTGCGAGGATAGTAATCAGCAGCACGCCCACCGTCCCACCGACAAACGACGCCGCCGCCTGCATCACCAGCGCCGGACCCGCCCGACCCTGTTTGGCCAGCGGAAAGCCGTCAAAGGTGCTGGCCACGGTCGCGCTTTCGCCCGGCGTGTTCAGCAGGATCGACGTGATCGTGCCGCCATACATCGCGCCATAGTAGATCGCGGCCAGCATCATGATGGCGCCAATCGGATCCATGCCGAACGTCACCGGCAGCAAAATCGCCAGCCCGGCTGACGGCCCAAACCCCGGAATGACGCCAACGATCATGCCCACCATGGCACCGACCAGCAGATACACCAGATTAATCGGC is part of the Puniceibacterium sp. IMCC21224 genome and harbors:
- a CDS encoding tripartite tricarboxylate transporter permease, which encodes MDIFADLLMGFSVAITPINLVYLLVGAMVGMIVGVIPGFGPSAGLAILLPVTFGMDPIGAIMMLAAIYYGAMYGGTITSILLNTPGESATVASTFDGFPLAKQGRAGPALVMQAAASFVGGTVGVLLITILAPLFSQVSRSFGPPEYFLLAFMGMLTLIVMIGTSWRLGVISALIGFALGTVGVDLETGQGRYTFGSAELIGGIYFIPIAIGLFGLGELFYAFFIGLHRTGTGGIVQYDKESRFWPTADDWISTRWTMVRGSILGFVVGVIPGAGATIASLMAYSTERSLSRHPERFGKGEMAGLVAPETANNAASSGAMIPLLTLGIPGSASTAVLLAAFLLWGLRPGPLFMEQNPELAWGLIASMYLGNMALLAISIFAIPLFVQLIKVPYRILGPAVVVICTLGTFSVHASFIETYLMFAAGTAGFFMRLYGFSPAALVLALVLGPLAEEALRQTLTISRGSFMIFVERPASLWIIGITVALVMLLPLLSQFGKSADAAEKAGS